In Nocardia sp. NBC_00403, the DNA window GTGCCCGGCAGGGTGATGTTGGGCGCCGCGGTGAATTGATCCTCCGGGGTCGCCGTTCTATTGGCCAGTGCGGCCGCGGTGACGACCACCTTGAAGGTGGATCCAGGCGGATAGGTCTGCGAGACAGCGCGATTGAGCATCGGCTGACGTGGGTCGGTGCTCAGCATCTCCCATTCCTTGGTGCCACTGGCACCGTCGTGCCCGGACAGCAGGTTGGGATCGTAGCTGGGTGTGGAGACCATCGTGAGAACTTTGCCGGTGCTCGGCTCGATTGCCACTACCGAACCGGTGTATCCCTTGCTGGTCAGCTGGTCGTAGGCGACCTTCTGCATCGCCGGATTCAATGTGGTGAGCACGTTGCCGCCGCGCGGATCGCGACCGGAGATCATGTCGATCAGGCGGCGCCCGAACAGTTGGCTGTCGGAACCGTTGAGCACCGAGTCCTCGGCGCGTTCCAGGCCGGTGCTGCCGTACTGCATCGAGTAGAAGCCGGTGACCGGCGCGTACGCCTGCGGGTCTTCGGGGTAGGTGCGCAGGTACTTGTAGCGGTCCTCGGTGGCGACCGAGTTGGCGAGCACCGTGCCACGCGCCGAGATCTGCCCGCGCTGGCGAGCGTACTCGTCCAACAGCACCCGGGAGTTGCGTGGATCGCTTCGGTAGTCGTCGGCCTTGATGACCTGCACGTAGGTGGCATTGATCAGCAGCGCGACGATCATCAACATCACCGCCATCGCGACCCGCCGTAGGGGCGTGTTCATTCCTGGGGCCTCGCTTCCGATCGGCCCGCTTCGGCGGACTTGCGCAGCAGCTCCGTCGGCGCGTCCGCGATCGGTGCAGGCTCTTTCTTGCGGGCCGGTGCGGGGGCGCGTGCGGCGTCGGAAACCTTGATCAGCAACGCGAGCAGCGCGTAGTTGGCCAGCAGCGACGAACCGCCGTAGGACATGAACGGGGTGGTGAGGCCGGTCAGTGGAATGAGCTTGGTGACGCCGCCGACCACGACGAACACCTGGATCGCGATGGTGAACGACAGACCGGCGGCCAGCAGCTTGCCGAAGCTGTCGCGCACGGCGAGTGCGGTGCGCAGGCCGCGCACGATGAATACCAGAAACAGCAGCAGCACCGCGGCGAGCCCGATCAGACCGAGCTCCTCACCGATGGTGGTGATGATGAAGTCGGTCTTGGCGAAGGGCACCTGCGAGGGCCGGCCGCTGCCGAGGCCGGTGCCCGCGAGCCCACCGGTCGCGAGCCCGAACAGCGACTGCGAGATCTGGTAGCCGGTGTTGCTGTAATCCGCGAACGGATCCAGCCAGGTATGCGTACGCACTCGCACATGGCCGAAGGCCTGGTAGGCGAAGAAGAATCCCACCGCGAGCAGGCCGCCGCCGATGACGAGCCAGCCGACGCGTTCGGTGGCGATGTAG includes these proteins:
- a CDS encoding peptidoglycan D,D-transpeptidase FtsI family protein — its product is MNTPLRRVAMAVMLMIVALLINATYVQVIKADDYRSDPRNSRVLLDEYARQRGQISARGTVLANSVATEDRYKYLRTYPEDPQAYAPVTGFYSMQYGSTGLERAEDSVLNGSDSQLFGRRLIDMISGRDPRGGNVLTTLNPAMQKVAYDQLTSKGYTGSVVAIEPSTGKVLTMVSTPSYDPNLLSGHDGASGTKEWEMLSTDPRQPMLNRAVSQTYPPGSTFKVVVTAAALANRTATPEDQFTAAPNITLPGTTTTLENYNGSTCGGGPTASLYDAFRLSCNTAFVELGLKVGATNLKDEAAAFGIGAHRGIPIPVAESTVGTISDNAALGQSSIGQRDVALTPLDNAVIAATIANGGVRMEPQLIEQLQGPDLSELSKPKPVSVGQAVSAQVASTLTNLMVASEQNTAGGGQSRYQIASKTGTAEHGSNPRSTPPHAWYIAFAPAQNPKIAIAVIVENGGDRALAATGGSVAAPVARAVLDAGLRGS